The following coding sequences lie in one Chelonoidis abingdonii isolate Lonesome George chromosome 6, CheloAbing_2.0, whole genome shotgun sequence genomic window:
- the ELOVL7 gene encoding very long chain fatty acid elongase 7, translated as MAFGNLTSKAALLYDEWIKHADPRVEGFLLMSSPVPQTIIIGAYIYFVTSLGPKLMENRKPFELRQIMAFYNFGVVALSVYMTYEFLMSGWATGYSFRCDLVDYSRSPTALRMVRTFWLYYFSKFIELLDTIFFVLRKKEGQITFLHVLHHSIMPWTWWFGVKFAAGGLGTFHALLNCVVHVIMYSYYGLCSLGPAYYKYLWWKKHMTSIQLVQFLMVTVHIGQIYFMDDCPYPYPVFIFIIWLYGSMFLILFLHFWYHAYTRGQRPPKTMKNGISKSKDH; from the exons ATGGCCTTTGGCAATTTGACGTCAAAAGCTGCACTGCTTTATGATGAATGGATTAAACATGCTG atccaagagtggaaggcttcctactcaTGTCTTCACCTGTGCCACAGACTATTATCATTGGAGCTTATATTTATTTTGTCACTTCTTTGGGACCAAAACTCATGGAAAACCGAAAACCTTTTGAACTCAGGCAGATAATGGCATTTTACAATTTTGGTGTGGTAGCCCTTTCAGTGTATATGACTTATGAA TTTCTTATGTCTGGTTGGGCCACAGGTTATTCATTCCGATGTGACCTTGTTGACTACTCGAGGTCACCTACAGCTCTGAGA atggttCGGACTTTTTGGCTGTACTACTTCTCCAAATTCATTGAATTATTAGATACT ATCTTTTTTGTTCTGCGAAAGAAAGAGGGCCAAATTACATTCCTGCATGTCTTGCATCACTCAATCATGCCATGGACCTGGTGGTTCGGAGTCAAATTTGCTGCAG gTGGGTTAGGAACATTCCATGCTCTGTTAAACTGTGTTGTGCACGTCATCATGTACAGCTACTATGGGCTCTGTTCACTGGGACCAGCCTATTATAAATACTTGTGGTGGAAAAAACACATGACCTCTATACAGCTT GTTCAGTTTCTTATGGTTACAGTTCACATAGGACAAATCTACTTTATGGATGATTGTCCATACCCATATCCAGTTTTCATATTCATTATTTGGCTCTATGGTTCTATGTTTTTAATCCTGTTTCTCCACTTCTGGTATCATGCTTACACCAGGGGACAGAGACCACCAAAGACTATGAAAAACGGAATCAGCAAAAGCAAAGATCACTGA